From the Erythrolamprus reginae isolate rEryReg1 chromosome Z, rEryReg1.hap1, whole genome shotgun sequence genome, one window contains:
- the LOC139175719 gene encoding kelch-like protein 11 — MAAAGGGGDMDVGGPGDADVNLPGLEGEVGPDSEPDSEVFSCVAHCSDLACRQNEQRRLGLFCDVTLAFSGGSNEDEKEEEGGASFDCQPPPREFRAHRSVLAAATEYFAPLLLGDFAESRSGRVDLRKWSSGAGPDPETIEAVISFMYTGTVRVSPGNVHEVLELADRFLLIRLKEFCGEFLKKKLSLSNSVAIHSLAHMYSLNKLAVKAAEMIRRNFYKVIEDEEFYTLPFHLIRNWLSDSEITVDAEEILFEMVLKWVQKNPDERERYFVDLFRLLRLSQIKPTYLTRHVKSEKLVSSNEACLKLVLEAVESHALKSENVQLGAFQQVNFPILSLPRFGQNMDVIMVIGGVSEGGDYLSECVGYFIDEDRWVNLPHIHNHLDGHAVVVTESYLYVAGSMEPGFAKSMERYNPVRNVWEQVSNLITRKHSFGFTEVKGNLYSIGGHGNFIPGLKDVAVYNPDQDKWHNLESAPKILRDVKVITIDNRFVYMAARTPVDGDNEDGLRSVIIRYDADTRQWRDCESLPLLDNYCSFQTVVGNTNFYHTASCCPKSYPVDHEEAKKKISNQISDDILESLPSEVLGIEGAAICYYKDDIFIIGGWKNSDDTDKQYRKEAYRYCAEKKRWLLLPPMPQPRCRATACHVRIPFRSLHGTQKYPMPQNLMWQKDRIRQMQEIHRHSLNLRRMPHSQIEC; from the exons atggcggcggctGGAGGTGGTGGCGATATGGACGTAGGAGGGCCCGGCGACGCAGATGTTAACCTCCCGGGCCTGGAGGGCGAGGTGGGGCCAGACTCGGAGCCTGACTCGGAGGTATTTTCGTGCGTGGCCCACTGCTCCGACCTCGCCTGCCGCCAGAACGAACAGCGGCGGTTAGGCCTCTTCTGTGACGTCACGTTAGCCTTCAGTGGCGGCAGCAATGAGGacgaaaaagaggaggaaggcgGGGCCTCCTTCGACTGCCAACCCCCGCCGCGGGAGTTCCGGGCGCACCGCTCGGTCCTGGCAGCGGCCACCGAATACTTCGCTCCTCTCCTGCTGGGCGACTTCGCAGAGTCCCGCTCGGGGCGGGTAGACTTGCGCAAATGGAGTTCGGGAGCGGGACCAGACCCGGAGACGATCGAGGCGGTCATCAGCTTCATGTACACGGGGACCGTTCGCGTCAGTCCCGGCAACGTGCACGAGGTCCTGGAGTTGGCCGACAG GTTCTTATTAATACGTCTAAAGGAGTTCTGTGGAGAATTCCTCAAGAAAAAACTGAGTCTCTCCAACTCTGTGGCCATTCACAGTTTAGCTCATATGTACTCTTTGAACAAGCTGGCTGTGAAAGCTGCTGAGATGATCAGGAGGAACTTCTACAAAGTCATTGAAGATGAAGAGTTCTATACTTTGCCATTTCACCTTATTAGGAACTGGCTTTCAGATTCAGAAATCACTGTGGATGCAGAAGAAATTCTCTTTGAGATGGTTTTAAAGTGGGTCCAGAAAAATCCTGACGAAAGAGAAAGGTACTTTGTAGACCTCTTTAGGCTTCTCCGACTATCACAAATTAAACCAACCTATTTGACTCGGCATGTTAAGTCTGAAAAGCTGGTATCAAGCAATGAAGCATGCCTCAAACTTGTGTTGGAAGCAGTAGAAAGCCATGCTCTCAAGAGTGAGAATGTTCAGTTGGGTGCATTCCAACAGGTTAATTTCCCCATCTTATCTCTGCCTCGTTTTGGCCAAAACATGGATGTTATCATGGTCATTGGTGGTGTGTCTGAGGGAGGTGATTACTTGAGTGAGTGTGTGGGGTATTTTATTGATGAAGATAGATGGGTGAATTTACCACACATACACAATCACCTTGATGGACATGCTGTTGTTGTAACCGAATCCTATCTTTATGTGGCAGGTTCCATGGAGCCTGGCTTTGCCAAGTCCATGGAAAGGTATAACCCAGTTAGAAATGTTTGGGAGCAGGTTTCCAATCTGATAACCAGGAAGCATTCTTTTGGATTTACTGAGGTAAAGGGTAACCTGTACAGTATTGGTGGCCATGGGAATTTTATTCCTGGTCTTAAAGATGTAGCTGTCTACAATCCTGATCAAGATAAATGGCACAATTTGGAGTCTGCACCAAAGATACTCCGAGATGTTAAAGTGATTACAATAGACAACAGATTTGTTTACATGGCAGCTCGCACCCCAGTTGACGGAGATAATGAAGATGGCTTAAGGTCTGTTATTATTCGCTATGATGCAGACACACGACAGTGGCGAGATTGTGAGTCTCTGCCACTCCTTGACAACTATTGCTCCTTCCAAACGGTTGTGGGAAACACCAACTTTTACCACACTGCTTCGTGCTGTCCCAAAAGCTACCCTGTAGACCATGAAGAggccaagaaaaaaatctctaacCAAATATCTGATGACATTCTGGAAAGCTTACCATCGGAGGTTCTTGGCATTGAAGGAGCGGCAATTTGCTATTACAAAGATGATATCTTCATCATAGGTGGATGGAAGAACAGTGATGATACTGATAAACAGTACAGAAAAGAGGCCTACCGTTACTGTGCTGAGAAGAAGCGCTGGTTGTTGCTTCCTCCTATGCCTCAGCCTCGCTGCCGTGCTACCGCCTGTCACGTGAGAATCCCCTTTCGGTCCTTACATGGCACCCAGAAATATCCAATGCCGCAAAATTTAATGTGGCAGAAGGACCGGATCCGGCAGATGCAGGAGATACACCGACATTCCTTAAATTTACGGAGGATGCCTCACTCTCAGATAGAATGCTAG